A window from Longimicrobiaceae bacterium encodes these proteins:
- a CDS encoding methylaspartate mutase subunit E, with amino-acid sequence MPTHDPEQGGHTVLLGGIGGDSHSVGLTILRRALTTHGYRVRYLGPQNTLDSFFEWAPLCNLVMVSSVDGHARRYLREFPEMRQRHPAQGVLWYLGGNLTIDDGCGAEQHFRELGFHRAFTRFTDVRLVLDTLARDLRDVPPAQDFSTLWEQARSAQRALPSAVHDACLDPDEFQRERREVIQHWKRGSEAQALDRNAEFLARQPSFPRAQAAVLEGRAPILLQPRSGVALPKDQLRLFRAFSAAGVRVLSYQVDSLTRNNDYQGVEEEIRRSRATGASTLNGFPVVNHGVPALRQIVQGVQVPLQTRHSTRDPRLLAEISYAGGVTAFEGGAICYNIPYYKNYPLDESVRRWQYVDRLTGIYHERFGIPLDREFFGTLTATLIPPSLAIAVNLVQALLAVQQGVKCVSLGYAEQGHRVQDVAALRVMGEMGREFIANLGYSDVQVNTVFHQYMAAFPEDRARAEELIYQSGASAALSGATRILTKTPVEAVKIPTMQDNLHGIQLAMRGVADAAGIAVDEERVEAEAVLIRREVEALMHGVLSAGGGSVAEGVVAGFRLGLLDIPFSASIHNRGEVTTARDAEGAVRFLSVGRLPLGRELEEFHAERMTERRRAEGLAPEQDHLLIERDVLQIARGEYESWPLYAGSGRSPVAMDIMAAFAVPA; translated from the coding sequence ATGCCTACTCACGATCCGGAGCAAGGCGGGCACACCGTCCTGCTGGGTGGGATCGGCGGTGATTCACATTCGGTCGGTCTGACCATCCTGCGGCGGGCGCTCACCACGCACGGGTACCGGGTACGCTACCTGGGGCCGCAGAACACGCTGGACAGCTTCTTCGAGTGGGCCCCGCTCTGCAACCTGGTGATGGTCTCCAGCGTGGACGGACACGCGCGCCGCTACCTGCGGGAGTTCCCGGAGATGCGGCAGCGCCACCCGGCGCAGGGGGTCCTCTGGTACCTGGGGGGGAACCTCACGATCGACGACGGCTGCGGGGCGGAGCAGCACTTCCGCGAGCTGGGCTTCCACCGCGCGTTCACGCGCTTCACGGACGTGCGCCTGGTGCTGGACACGCTGGCCCGCGACCTCCGCGACGTGCCTCCCGCCCAGGACTTCTCCACCCTGTGGGAGCAGGCCCGCTCGGCGCAGAGGGCCCTCCCCTCCGCCGTCCACGACGCGTGCCTGGACCCGGACGAGTTCCAGCGCGAGCGGAGGGAGGTGATCCAGCACTGGAAGCGCGGCAGCGAGGCGCAGGCGCTGGACCGGAACGCGGAGTTCCTGGCGCGGCAGCCCTCGTTTCCGCGCGCCCAGGCGGCCGTGCTGGAGGGCCGCGCCCCGATCCTGCTGCAGCCGCGCTCCGGGGTGGCGCTCCCCAAGGACCAGCTCCGCCTGTTCCGCGCCTTCAGCGCGGCGGGGGTGCGGGTGCTCTCGTACCAGGTGGACTCCCTCACCCGCAACAACGACTACCAGGGGGTGGAGGAGGAGATCCGCAGGAGCCGGGCTACCGGGGCCTCGACCCTGAACGGGTTCCCGGTCGTGAACCACGGGGTGCCGGCGCTGCGGCAGATCGTCCAGGGGGTGCAGGTCCCGCTGCAGACGCGCCACAGCACCCGCGATCCGCGCCTCCTGGCGGAGATCTCGTACGCCGGCGGGGTGACCGCCTTCGAGGGCGGGGCGATCTGCTACAACATCCCGTACTACAAGAACTACCCGCTGGACGAGTCCGTCCGGCGGTGGCAGTACGTGGACCGCCTCACCGGGATCTACCACGAGCGGTTCGGCATCCCGCTGGACCGGGAGTTCTTCGGCACGCTCACCGCCACGCTGATCCCGCCCTCGCTGGCGATCGCCGTGAATCTGGTGCAGGCGCTGCTCGCGGTGCAGCAGGGCGTCAAGTGCGTCAGCCTGGGCTACGCGGAGCAGGGTCACCGGGTCCAGGACGTGGCCGCGCTCCGGGTGATGGGGGAGATGGGGCGGGAGTTCATCGCCAACCTGGGATACTCGGACGTCCAGGTGAACACCGTCTTCCACCAGTACATGGCGGCCTTCCCGGAGGACCGCGCGCGGGCCGAGGAGCTGATCTACCAGTCGGGGGCCTCGGCCGCCCTTTCCGGCGCCACCCGGATCCTCACCAAGACGCCCGTGGAGGCGGTCAAGATCCCGACCATGCAGGACAACCTGCACGGGATCCAGCTCGCCATGCGCGGGGTGGCGGACGCCGCCGGGATCGCGGTGGACGAGGAGCGGGTGGAGGCGGAGGCGGTCCTGATCCGCCGCGAGGTGGAAGCGCTCATGCATGGCGTGCTGTCGGCGGGGGGCGGGAGCGTGGCGGAAGGGGTGGTGGCGGGGTTCCGGCTCGGGCTCCTGGACATCCCCTTCTCGGCGAGCATCCACAACCGCGGGGAGGTGACCACCGCCCGCGACGCGGAGGGGGCGGTCCGCTTCCTCTCGGTGGGCCGGCTCCCCCTGGGGCGCGAGCTGGAGGAGTTCCACGCGGAGCGGATGACGGAGCGCCGCCGCGCCGAGGGGCTCGCCCCCGAGCAGGACCACCTGCTGATCGAGCGCGACGTGCTGCAGATCGCCCGGGGGGAGTACGAGAGCTGGCCCCTCTACGCGGGCAGCGGCCGGTCCCCGGTCGCGATGGACATCATGGCCGCCTTCGCGGTCCCGGCGTAG
- the asnB gene encoding asparagine synthase (glutamine-hydrolyzing), whose protein sequence is MCGFAGYFSLNGEAVPGPEVVARMTGTLVHRGPDSGGCFAEEGIALGFRRLSIIDLHSGDQPLYNEDGSLVLLCNGEIYNYRELRRELVAKGHVFRTESDVEVLLHLWEEHGTGLLDRLNGQFAFALYDRRARRLFLARDHFGINPLYYTTVKGRLVFGSEIKAILEHPGVPREVDPTGLDQVLSFPGLVSPRTAFRDIRSLKSGHYLLAEDGDVRLHEYWDLDYPREDEVLDALPESHYVERLAELLTQSVRYRLNADVPVGYYLSGGLDSSLIAALIHEVSPDAGRHSFSIGFTDREKDETGYQRMVAAHVGSEHHEIVFDWDEISSRMWKMIYHCECPVKESYNTCSMALSEAVRGHGIPVVLTGEGADELFAGYVGYRFDRSGRRGGGGGYDLDEILEEDLRERMWGCRDLFYEKGYHAFRETKSALYSDGLNESFHEFECANHELVNHDRLRGRHYIHQRSYLDFKLRLSDHLVADHGDRMALANSVEARYPFLDVDVVRFAARIPPELKLRGLTEKYILKEVAGTRLPREVVHREKFGFHAPGSPALLRSGEEWVHDLLSEERIRRQGVFNPVTVERLKAQYSRPGFRLNLPFEDDLLMTVLTFQILAEQFGLAPLR, encoded by the coding sequence ATGTGCGGTTTCGCGGGCTATTTCAGCCTGAACGGAGAAGCGGTCCCCGGCCCCGAGGTGGTGGCCCGGATGACGGGCACCCTGGTCCACCGCGGCCCCGATTCCGGCGGCTGCTTCGCCGAGGAGGGGATCGCGCTCGGCTTCCGGCGGCTGAGCATCATCGACCTCCACTCCGGCGACCAGCCGCTCTACAACGAGGACGGGTCGCTGGTCCTCCTCTGCAACGGCGAGATCTACAACTACCGGGAGCTCCGCCGTGAGCTGGTGGCGAAGGGGCACGTGTTCCGGACGGAGAGCGACGTGGAGGTGCTCCTGCACCTCTGGGAGGAGCACGGGACGGGGCTCCTGGACCGCCTGAACGGGCAGTTCGCCTTCGCGCTCTACGACCGCCGCGCGCGCCGCCTCTTCCTGGCCCGCGACCACTTCGGGATCAACCCGCTCTACTACACCACCGTGAAGGGGCGGCTGGTGTTCGGCTCGGAGATCAAGGCGATCCTGGAGCACCCGGGGGTCCCGCGCGAGGTGGATCCCACCGGGCTCGACCAGGTGCTCTCCTTCCCGGGGCTGGTGAGCCCCCGGACGGCGTTCCGCGACATCCGGAGCCTCAAGAGCGGGCACTACCTCCTGGCGGAGGACGGGGACGTCCGGCTCCACGAGTACTGGGACCTGGACTACCCCCGGGAGGACGAGGTGCTCGACGCCCTGCCGGAGAGCCACTACGTGGAGCGCCTGGCCGAGCTGCTGACGCAGTCGGTCCGCTACCGGCTGAACGCGGACGTCCCGGTGGGCTACTACCTCAGCGGGGGGCTGGACTCCTCGCTGATCGCGGCGCTGATCCACGAGGTCTCCCCGGACGCCGGGCGCCACTCCTTCTCCATCGGCTTCACCGACCGGGAGAAGGACGAGACCGGGTACCAGCGGATGGTGGCCGCGCACGTCGGCTCGGAGCACCACGAGATCGTGTTCGACTGGGACGAGATCTCCAGCCGCATGTGGAAGATGATCTACCACTGCGAGTGCCCGGTGAAGGAGTCGTACAACACCTGCTCGATGGCGCTCTCGGAGGCGGTGCGGGGCCACGGGATCCCGGTGGTGCTCACCGGCGAGGGCGCGGACGAGCTCTTCGCCGGCTACGTGGGCTACCGCTTCGACCGGTCGGGGCGGCGCGGCGGGGGCGGCGGGTACGACCTGGACGAGATCCTGGAGGAGGACCTCCGGGAGCGGATGTGGGGGTGCCGGGACCTCTTCTACGAGAAGGGCTACCACGCCTTCCGCGAGACCAAGTCCGCGCTCTACTCCGACGGGCTGAACGAGTCGTTCCACGAGTTCGAGTGCGCCAACCACGAGCTGGTGAACCACGACCGGCTGCGGGGGCGGCACTACATCCACCAGCGCTCCTACCTGGACTTCAAGCTGCGCCTCTCCGACCACCTGGTGGCGGACCACGGGGACCGGATGGCGCTCGCCAACTCGGTGGAGGCCCGCTACCCCTTCCTGGACGTGGACGTGGTCCGCTTCGCCGCGCGGATCCCCCCGGAGCTGAAGCTGCGCGGGCTCACGGAGAAGTACATCCTCAAGGAGGTCGCCGGCACGCGGCTCCCGCGCGAGGTGGTGCACCGGGAGAAGTTCGGGTTCCACGCGCCCGGCTCGCCCGCCCTGCTGCGCAGCGGCGAGGAGTGGGTGCACGACCTCCTATCGGAGGAGCGGATCCGCAGGCAGGGCGTCTTCAACCCGGTGACGGTGGAGCGGCTCAAGGCGCAGTACTCGCGCCCGGGCTTCCGGCTCAACCTCCCCTTCGAGGACGACCTGCTGATGACCGTGCTGACCTTCCAGATCCTGGCCGAGCAGTTCGGCCTGGCCCCGCTCCGCTGA
- a CDS encoding aspartate/glutamate racemase family protein, producing the protein MARTDRGMLGVLGGMGPLASAEFLRTLYDDNGHEEEQGLPAVVVYSDPAIPDRTSHFLRGEEEAVLGPLAAALRRLREAGSTRIVICCFTAHHLVPRLPDDLRPLVWSLVEEALAGVARCGGRREDGAPLRYLMVCSTGARRLGLFHGHPLWPEVEDRVVWPDEEDQDRVHAHLYRLKHSTDARPLAELVREMMVRYGADAFVAGCSEVHMVARHLSACAPDVRCVDPMGRIARQLAEEHAR; encoded by the coding sequence GTGGCGCGGACGGACCGGGGGATGCTCGGCGTCCTGGGAGGGATGGGGCCGCTCGCCTCGGCGGAGTTCCTCCGCACGCTCTACGACGACAACGGCCACGAGGAGGAGCAGGGTCTCCCGGCGGTGGTGGTCTACTCCGACCCCGCCATCCCGGACCGTACGTCGCACTTCCTGCGCGGGGAGGAGGAGGCGGTGCTCGGCCCCCTGGCGGCGGCGCTCCGGCGCCTGCGCGAGGCCGGGAGCACGCGCATCGTGATCTGCTGCTTCACCGCGCACCACCTCGTCCCGCGGCTCCCGGACGACCTGCGCCCGCTGGTGTGGTCGCTGGTGGAGGAGGCGCTGGCCGGGGTCGCGCGGTGCGGCGGCCGCCGGGAGGACGGCGCCCCGCTGCGCTACCTGATGGTGTGCAGCACGGGGGCGCGGAGGCTGGGGCTCTTCCACGGCCACCCGCTCTGGCCGGAGGTGGAGGACCGCGTGGTCTGGCCCGACGAGGAGGACCAGGACCGGGTCCACGCGCACCTCTACCGCCTCAAGCACAGCACCGACGCCCGGCCGCTGGCGGAGCTCGTCCGGGAGATGATGGTCAGGTACGGCGCCGACGCCTTCGTGGCGGGGTGCTCGGAGGTCCACATGGTCGCACGCCACCTTTCCGCCTGCGCGCCCGACGTGCGCTGCGTGGACCCGATGGGGCGTATCGCACGGCAACTCGCAGAGGAGCACGCACGATGA